In a single window of the Magnolia sinica isolate HGM2019 chromosome 7, MsV1, whole genome shotgun sequence genome:
- the LOC131251984 gene encoding putrescine hydroxycinnamoyltransferase 3-like has translation MEVHVVSSTVIPQGLPPTENTKIPLTVFDMLAADMHIAVLHAYMQPMPTNTALKDGLKKAVGLFPTLAGQLVENDDHCRPYISLGDNGGGVLVVETNVGSELLDILPLKPSPELERFHPPIDETQHLLQIQLNRFLCGGLVIGLTAQHRVADGKAMSSFFVAWGKLVRGLQIDSFPVYDQTMLIPRDPPRCDHDHWGIEFQPLPLPPSIPPSTLNSNKIRNMRVHYSWEFISKIKAQMPRKHSTFEVLMGHLWKNITRARGLDPDTLTQIRLSVNGRPRLRPPAPSEYFGNMVINAYPRARVKKLTKGSVADAARLVHDAVGRIEDGYIRSLIDFRAINSGDVLAPVTDFEEPFLCPNLEVDSWLGFPFHEVDFGGGGNLCAFASSWVPAERVVILMPSLPGIGEGGVDVMLTLFQDHARLFREISHSLD, from the coding sequence ATGGAAGTTCACGTAGTGAGTTCTACAGTCATTCCCCAAGGCTTGCCTCCCACCGaaaataccaaaatacccctcACTGTCTTCGACATGCTGGCAGCAGACATGCATATAGCTGTGTTACACGCCTACATGCAGCCGATGCCGACAAACACTGCCTTGAAAGATGGCTTAAAGAAGGCTGTAGGGCTCTTTCCTACACTAGCGGGCCAGCTCGTAGAAAACGATGATCattgccgtccatatatttcacTCGGAGACAATGGTGGAGGTGTTCTAGTGGTGGAGACGAATGTGGGATCGGAATTATTAGATATCTTGCCACTTAAGCCGTCGCCAGAGCTGGAGCGGTTTCATCCTCCAATCGACGAGACCCAACACTTACTTCAAATCCAACTCAACCGCTTTTTATGCGGTGGGCTAGTGATTGGCTTAACGGCCCAACATCGAGTGGCTGATGGTAAAGCGATGAGCTCGTTCTTTGTAGCATGGGGGAAGTTGGTTCGTGGGCTCCAAATAGACAGCTTTCCGGTCTATGATCAAACCATGCTAATACCTCGGGACCCACCAAGATGTGATCATGACCATTGGGGGATCGAATTTCAGCCCCTTCCACTACCACCGTCCATTCCTCCTTCTACCTTAAACTCGAACAAAATACGTAACATGCGGGTCCACTACAGTTGGGAGTTCATATCGAAGATAAAAGCTCAAATGCCACGTAAACATTCTACGTTTGAGGTTTTGATGGGCCACCTTTGGAAGAACATAACCAGGGCTCGTGGGCTTGATCCTGATACGCTTACTCAGATCAGGTTGTCCGTAAATGGACGGCCAAGATTGCGACCACCCGCACCATCGGAATACTTCGGCAACATGGTCATCAACGCCTACCCAAGGGCGCGTGTGAAGAAGCTGACTAAAGGGAGCGTCGCTGATGCGGCGCGATTGGTGCATGACGCAGTGGGACGAATCGAGGATGGGTATATCCGGTCGTTGATCGACTTCAGAGCGATCAACAGTGGGGATGTACTGGCGCCCGTTACGGATTTTGAGGAGCCATTTCTGTGTCCTAACCTGGAAGTTGATAGCTGGTTAGGGTTTCCTTTCCATGAAGTGGATTTTGGGGGTGGAGGGAACTTATGTGCTTTTGCTTCTTCGTGGGTCCCAGCGGAACGTGTGGTGATCTTGATGCCTTCGTTGCCTGGGATTGGTGAAGGTGGTGTGGATGTCATGCTCACCCTATTTCAAGACCATGCAAGGCTCTTCAGGGAGATATCCCATTCCTTAGATTAG
- the LOC131251981 gene encoding uncharacterized protein LOC131251981, which translates to MTASLICLIPKIPSPKGFSDFRAISLCNCVYKILSKIIAARLSKILPSIISPEQGAFIQVRAISKNIALAQELYKEINRKVRGGNIVLKLDMEKAYDRAEWGFLKQGDPLSPALFIISMEVLSRGLKRLVERGFAQPFKLMRGCPLLSHLLYVEDTLLFMNGGLASLTASKAFLAEYQAASGQVINLHKSSFFSSTVFLPPESGPLRGCSGSVTPHPPFPTLVSPSRLGGYY; encoded by the exons ATGACTGCCTCCTTGATCTGCTTGATACCTAAGATCCCCTCTCCCAAGGGGTTCTCTGACTTTCGCGCGATAAGTCTCTGCAACTGTGTCTATAAAATCCTTTCCAAGATCATTGCTGCTAGGCTGAGTAAAATACTACCGTCCATCATATCCCCTGAGCAAGGGGCCTTCATCCAAGTGAGAGCGATCTCGAAAAATATCGCTTTAGCTCAGGAGCTTTACAAAGAGATTAACAGAAAGGTTAGGGGAGGGAACATCGTCCTAAAGCTCGATATGGAGAAGGCTTATGACAGGGCAGAGTGGGGTTTTCTGAA GCAAGGGGACCCATTGTCCCCTGCTCTCTTCATCATTTCCATGGAAGTTCTGAGTAGGGGGCTAAAAAGACTGGTCGAACGAGGTTTTGCCCAACCTTTCAAGCTCATGAGAGGGTGCCCCTTACTCTCCCACCTTCTGTACGTAGAGGACACTTTGCTCTTCATGAATGGTGGCTTGGCATCCCTCACGGCCTCCAAAGCCTTCCTAGCCGAGTATCAAGCAGCTTCGGGCCAAGTTATCAACCTTCACAAGAGCAGCTTTTTCAGCTCTACAGTATTTCTTCCGCCAGAATCCGGGCCATTGAGAGGCTGCTCgggatcagtcactcctcatccACCCTTTCCTACCTTGGTGTCCCCATCACGGCTAGGAGGCTATTACTGA